TAACCTTGCGGCGAATGGTCTCAATACGGGTAAAGTCGACAAAATCACTGTCCAAAGGCAGATAATTCAATATTAGTTTAATCAACCTTCGTTGTAAAGCGACATGTAACTTCAAAAAGGAAGGCACCTCAAAGGTTTGCCTTCCGCCGTTCGCCTGCACTAGACACCTGTATGCGTCATATGCACCTTGTTCCATGAAATCGTCTTCATCGCCCACGATTTCGGCAAGTCGATTCAAAGACGGCGTCAACTGCCCATTATATTGCCCCAAAAAAGGAAGCACATCCAAGCGAATGGCATTACGCCGATATTTACGCAGGGAATTGCTTTCATCATTAAAATACAGAAAACCCTGGGTATTACAAGCTTCTACAAGGTCTGTCTTGTTTATACGAAGGCATGGACGAATAAGTTCCACATTTTTTTCTCGCCGTTTAAACTTCATTCCCGCGAGTCCGGATAGCCCACTACCGCGCAGCAAATGAAGCATAACCGTCTCTGCCTGATCGTCGGCATGATGGGCCAGTGCAATGCTTGCCGCATCGTATTTGGCAGCCACTTCATGCAAAAACTCATATCGTTTGTTACGCGCGGCCTCCTGAGGACCTTGACCGGTAAGCTTCATATAAGAAGGTACATCGGCCTTCACCCATTCAAATGCTATGCCAAGACGGTGCGCAAGTTCCTTCATCATCTCGGCTTCATGATCGGATTCAATCCGAAAACCATGATGTACATGGGCGCAGATCAACTCCAGCGGGACATGCCTGGTACTGATCTCATGCATGATATGCAAAAAAGCTACCGAGTCCGGTCCGCCCGATACTGCGACGACAATCCGATCCCCGGGAACCCATAACTGATGCTCTTCCGCTGCATCCAGCACGTTATTCACCAGCTTGTTCCAGCGTAAAGCCTCCATACCTGTTCCTCATTCCTTACGTTATGTATATGCACGCTCACAGGTCAGAATCGCAGTGCATAGATGAGTACCCCAATAAGTAATATAACGGATACAGCAAATGCATTTTTGAGCCAACGCGGTGTTGTACTTTTGGAACGTCGACGAAGAGGAGAAGGGCGTGCCATCATCTCTCTCCAGACCTTAGCCGCGTGTCCGGCATCCTGAAACTGACCTCGTAATGCCTGAATAGTCCAGTTTCGAAAGGGGCGAAGACGTTCGCTGCGCTCCACAAGCGCTGTAAGCTGGTTCACACTTCGCAGTTGGGGTAACCCTTCTGCAGCCAGCGCTTTGAGTGCATCAGCTTCAAGTACATGAATCAATAATAGCGCAAAAGCAAACACATCATAGGTACCATCTGCTGTTCGGCTGCCCGCATTCCAGAATCCGCGATCATACCATTCAGTGAACTGCTTGACGCTCCGGCCGATAGAAGTCACTCCACCATAGTCGATAAGTTCTACCTGCCCATAATCCGATACCAGTACATTTTGAGGTTTGAGATCGCCAAACACCCATCCAGCCTGATGCAATTGAGCCAGTTTCTGCAATAGTCTGAGTCCAACCAGAAGTGTCCAATCCGTTCCCTGACGCCGAATGAAGTGGTGCAGAGATTCCCCCCGAACGTAACGCATCACATAAAAGGGAATATCACGACCACGAATGGCGTAATCATCCACATCTTTCAGATAAGAAGGAATACCACTCTGCCGAAGGGCCTCATGATTACGCTGTAATTGAAAAGATTTGAGCACATTAATTTCTGATTGCAGATCTACAGGGTCAAATCCCATTTTAAGCGCATAATGTTTGCCATTCTCACCCCGCTGGACAAGAAAAACGATGCCGTTGGCTCCTTTGCCCAGCAGCTTCCGAATCGTATAACGGCTGCGATTCCATTTCCCTGTGATGACTGTTCCTGGCGGGAAAGAGGCGTCAGACAACGTTGTCACCGAGCATCCCTTCTCTTTCAATGCGATAGTTCCCTTCTATTTCCTGCTGTCCCTCCAGTGTACCATAACGGTAAAAATCAATCACCCTTTGAATCGCAGGACCTGTCGGCGTCGCTCCCTTCATTTGCAAACGTCCAAATAGTGAACGAACACGGCTCAGATCAGCTGTCCAGTCGATGTCCATGACAGCTTCTTCTCCGCTGTGTCGTCCAGGAAAATGAAAGACGGAAAGATGGCTCTGACCCATACGTGCCTGCAAGCTAAGCATTAAATCCCGAATCCCTTCCTCCACAGCAGCAAGCTTCGGCTTCATACTGGCACTTACGTCAATGAGAAGAACGACCTGAAGTGGCGTTGTCTCGGCCATATCATCCATCACTTCAACGACCTGCGCACGTTTAGCAGGTTCAAGGTCTGTTACCGTTTTGGGCTCGTGCTCTCCCAGAATTTGTGTTAACTCTCTATTAACCGCCTGTTGAATACCACCGTTTTTCTTGTCATCATCTGCATCGTATGCGCAAGCTGCCTGGTGCCTACGATCTGACTGATTCCACCTCCGGCTTTGGCAATATCCTCGATCTCCCGACTCCCCAGCTCACCAATGGTTCCATAATCAATAACACCGACCACGTTGACCGTAATTCCCTCTTCACGTGCTTCCGCCGCTGCCAGCACCGGGCTTGCACCTACATTGGAACAACCGTCGGTGATCAACAAGATTTGTTTCATCCGATATCCCTCCGTTTTGGGTTACTCTCCAACTCTATGACTAGCATTGCCAGAATGAAGAGACTTCAAACAGAGGAATATGCAATTAACTAACGGTACGCGGACGCTCCATCCGGCTTATTCCGGGTACTCTCAATGTGGCCCACTCCGGGCGATAATGTTCTATTTTGCCTACAATTACAGTCATATCATCATAGATCTCATGTTGCTGATAACGAATAACACTTTCAAGCAGACAATCCGCTACCTCCTGAGGATCATCACTATCAATTTCCTGAATGAGTCGCTTCATCCATAGTTCTTTATTGACGGCATACCCCGGTGCATCATAGATACCATCTGTCATCATAATTAAAACATCCCCTGGCTGGAGCTGTACGGTTACCAAATCCACCTCAATATCTTTGATAATACCAATCGGCAGATTGCTTGCCGAAACCTGAATAACCTCCTGCCCTCGTTTAATAAAGCTTGGCGTCGAGCCGATTTTCATAAACGTGGTCTCTGCCGTATATTCATCGATCAGAGCCATATCCACCGTTGCATACATTTCTTCAGGAGAACGCAGCATCAGAACGGAATTGACCGATTTGATCGCCAGCTTCTCATCCATGCCCGACTGTAACAGCTGCTCCAGTATATTTAGCGCAGCACTGCTCTCCATTCGTGCCCGTTCGCCATTGCCCATGCCATCGCTAAGCGCAACTGCAAATGTGCCATTTCCCAGTTCAACCGTACTGAAACTGTCCCCGGACATCACATCTCCCCTTTGGCGGCAGCGGCAACACCCGTTGTTATCTCAAACGTTTTGGCAGAGCCGAAGGTGACTGTCGCCAGCCCTTGGCGAGGGTCGAGCATGGACTCATTCAAGACGGCAATATGCTCGTCCAGTACATCTGAGATCAGCGGAGCGATTATTTTCCGGCACTCGTCAAATCCGCGTGTATAGGCATGGACAATCTCAATTTCCACATTCCCCGCTTCCAGATTAATGATTTCAATAGAATGTATGGACAGACCTAACGACTCAAGCGCATCCCGAATCTGTTCCTCCTGCTGTACCATCTCCTCACTTTCCCGTTGAATTTCTTTGGCCAAGTCCTCCATTACCTGGGATACCCCTGATAATTGCTCAGCAACCAGCTGTCGACTATCTATAATCTGACGTTTCCATTGCATGTTATGTTGATGCAGACCATACTGGGCGCGCATCACTTCAAGTACCTCCTCCGGTTTCGCACATACCCTGTTCCATTCCACCGGAATCTGCTTGCCTGACATCTCCGGATTGGCTTCAATGGAACTCATCACATCGGTCATATATTTATAGGTTTGAATAAACTTCGAATCCCAGCACTGCGCCTTCTTAAAGCATCCTGAACATGTGCCTTCGGCTACAGCATTCATGAAATGCTCCATCCCGCCTTCGTTCTGTACCGGCTCCCCCGCGCCGGACATCTGATCGAAGCTGCGTGACAGCTGACGGAATACCTGCGAGAAGCGGGTGACCCGTTCTGCGGTGACATCCCTGATCCGCTTCGCATATTCATGCTGCGACTTCGTATGATCCTGCGTGCCAGGAACATATTTGGATATGGCCGTCAGCATGCTTTTTGGCGTCAGCATAAACAGAACGATCGCTGCACACGTTTCCCATAAAGAATTCATGACATCTCCCGGACCACCCAGATATATGGATAGAATAGAGGAACCCAGCAGCATGCCCAGAGCAACCGCCGCACGTTTTCCTTCCCGAAGCATACCCGCCAGCATGCCAGCAAAAGCAAGCAGACTCATCTGATATACCGCCGACATATCGGCCAAACTCAGAATGAGGCCAGTAATGACCCCAACCGAGGCTCCGAGGGGGGCTCCGCCCACCAGCGCGAAGATCAGAATGAGATACCGGGAGAGCATATGCTCCACAGATAGGGACTGAATTGTCCAGCCCACCGCCCCCGTCATCACGGAAGCCAGCAAGATGATCAGACAGAGGATCTCCTCGTTCTTTAGGTTGAATTTTTTTTTGCGATACGTGAAGATCGGTATGGCCTGTATGAAAACCAGGGTAAGCACAAAGCTGAGTACGGAATCCATCGTAAGCATCAGCATGGCGTACCAGCTGAAAGACGGTCCAATGACGACGGCGAATAACTTGATCATAAAAGTAGTCGTAAACACCATCGTTGGTGCATAAGATAATTCAGCGCGGTCATAAGACTCCAGTCCTCTGAACAACAGATAGAAGATGGCGAGCTCCGAAGCAACAATTAGAGGTACCGGAAATGGGGCGAAGAGGCTCCCTGCCAGCAGCGCGGCTCCTACCGGAATGATGTAATCCCTGCGCATGAAAGCAATAACCGCAAAGTAGGCAATCGCAAAGGGCGATAATTCATTCAGAATCATGGCCTTGCCCAGTAAAAATCCCATAAAGGTAAGAAGCAGCACCCATTTACGTGCAGCAACGATCTGGACGGCCTTGCGGGAGCTAATCCACTGTTTGAGACGTACCGACAGCTCCTCCCGAGCTTCTGTACCTCCTTTACCAGCTTTCATTCCCGGAAATTGAATGACATTCCACTTTTCCATCATCCTCAAGGCACCCCATTCGATTAATTTAATTTTCGTGTTTCGTTCTCGATGGTTCTGATTATAGATAGAATAGAAGACGTAGTTTGTCACAATTGGTGGGTAGGGTCCAAAAACTTTACGACAAAAGAAACAGACGTGGCGCGGTGGTGCGGAACCCCCGGCCTTATTGTGGTTTCATCCATTTGCCACGACCCTTGCCGACAAGGTGCTTGTCTGATTTTGAACGGGACGCACTTCGTCATCGCCACAATTTGAGCAGGATACCTGTGGAATGCCACGGAAACCTGTCGCTAAAAAATGGTAGACGACAAATGTTCTTATGTACTTTTTTTCCGGCGCAGAAAAACTGGGGATATGGAGCTTCACTTTACAAAAACGGCTATGAATCCGGTTAAATGTCTATATCTGAACAGGTTAGCCTCCAAAATTAAAAACAAACGCAAAAAAACCGCCAGCCCCAAGGCTAACGGTTTTTCTTATATTTTAAATCAGGTTGAACCAGATTACACGCGTTTGGCTCCACGGCCACCACGTTTGCCTTCTGTGTTCTTCTTCAGCGAAGAGATCCGTTCTTCGCTATCTTTCAGGAAGCGTGACATTTTATCCTCAAATGAAGGTTTGCCTGCTGCGGGCTTGAAAGAACGGCCTCCGCGGTCACGGTTAAAACCACCACCACCGCCGCCACGGCCTTGGCCACCACTTGGGCCTCCACCGCTGAATCGTTCGCGATCTCCTCCACTGCGTTCCGGTCTAGGAGCTCTTGGGGGTCTGGACTGTGTTTGTTGCTCAACCGGTTTGTCAACAGCTTGCTTAATGGAAAGCCCAATCTTGCCATCCTTGTCAACGTTGATGACCTTAACGGTAACGAGGTCATTAAGCTTCAGGTGGTCGTTGACATCTTTGACATAATTGTCGGCGATTTCCGAGATGTGAACGAGACCCGTGACACCTCCTGACAGATCCACAAATGCTCCAAAATGCGTGATGCCTGTCACCTTGCCCTCTAACTTGGTGCCCACTTCAATTGCCATAGAATAAAATGATCCTCCCTTAAAAATATACAACCCGATTTTTGAATGCCAAAATCAATGCTGTGCTGATTTAATTATACCTTATGCCGCAAACCAAGGTCAACTGAGCACTACCCCTTAAGATAGCCTATTTTTTCCGGTATAACGGCTTCAGACATATAGATAACAATCCTTGCTCGATAATGAGCCAAATTACATCAGTTCCCTGACTCTTCAACCTGAATTGGTGTTTCTTCAGGCAGATAGTATCCTTTTTTTCGAGCCAGCTGTCCTATGTATTCGGGGTCCTTCAACCGACTGACTTCGTACTTCAATTGATCCAGCTTCTTCTGGGTCTCTTCCTTTGAAGCTTGCTGGGCAGCCAGACGAGAACTCTTGTCCGAAATTTGCGCAGTCTGCACAAGGAACGTATATCCTGCCCATATGATAAATACAACCATAAAGGTCATCCAGAGCATGAGACGCCTTTTGGCACCTGCAGATTTTCCTTGGCCTGCTGGACCTTTTGATTTGCTCATAGGTGTTTTACCCATTATCGGACCTCCTTAAAACCAGCGTTTCCACATCGCTGCGATACTTGAACCCGCACGGATCAGGAAGCGTGGCGTAACCCAATGTTTCAGGATTGGCCTAAACATCCAGCGGAACAACTTGCCGAAAGGTACCAAACATTGCAGCACCAGCTTACCCAGGAATAACAGGATGGCGAGTACAAAACCAATTAATACGCGCACTAGCTTGTATAGTCCTTTAGCGGGCATAACGATCAGGATGTTAAGGATATGTCCACACCAATGAATCAGCGTTCTTGCGAGTTTAATTAACATTACCACAAAACGCTGGGTTGTAACACTTAAAAGCCAAAAATAGAAGCAAACCCCTATAATCAGCCCCAAAAAGACATAAAACCGCAGCTGTCCGTGGTTCCCGGCATACAGCATCCGGAAGACGAACAGCGCGGAAGCGACCCAATATAACAGATCTAGTGTGTGGACGCTCCATCTCGGGAACCGCAGCTGACCGGACAGTACCCGGTAACTGT
Above is a window of Paenibacillus sp. E222 DNA encoding:
- the tilS gene encoding tRNA lysidine(34) synthetase TilS, with the translated sequence MEALRWNKLVNNVLDAAEEHQLWVPGDRIVVAVSGGPDSVAFLHIMHEISTRHVPLELICAHVHHGFRIESDHEAEMMKELAHRLGIAFEWVKADVPSYMKLTGQGPQEAARNKRYEFLHEVAAKYDAASIALAHHADDQAETVMLHLLRGSGLSGLAGMKFKRREKNVELIRPCLRINKTDLVEACNTQGFLYFNDESNSLRKYRRNAIRLDVLPFLGQYNGQLTPSLNRLAEIVGDEDDFMEQGAYDAYRCLVQANGGRQTFEVPSFLKLHVALQRRLIKLILNYLPLDSDFVDFTRIETIRRKVIQPEATTWSLDIGQTLACTREYDLISFGVRTDVQGQSYEYRLAQSSGTYELSLTEIDRHVRLVPMSPEDYHVPESADHAAFDADQLLMPLVVRSRLPGDTMKVMGLNGSKKVKNIFIDEKIPPSVRSRVPVVCDGAGNIIWLPGVRRSSVAPVREDTSAILYMTVGDSAIQG
- the yabQ gene encoding spore cortex biosynthesis protein YabQ, whose translation is MSPDTQWITLLWMLMSGAVMGVAYDSYRVLSGQLRFPRWSVHTLDLLYWVASALFVFRMLYAGNHGQLRFYVFLGLIIGVCFYFWLLSVTTQRFVVMLIKLARTLIHWCGHILNILIVMPAKGLYKLVRVLIGFVLAILLFLGKLVLQCLVPFGKLFRWMFRPILKHWVTPRFLIRAGSSIAAMWKRWF
- a CDS encoding septum formation initiator family protein; translation: MGKTPMSKSKGPAGQGKSAGAKRRLMLWMTFMVVFIIWAGYTFLVQTAQISDKSSRLAAQQASKEETQKKLDQLKYEVSRLKDPEYIGQLARKKGYYLPEETPIQVEESGN
- a CDS encoding S1 domain-containing RNA-binding protein, with the protein product MAIEVGTKLEGKVTGITHFGAFVDLSGGVTGLVHISEIADNYVKDVNDHLKLNDLVTVKVINVDKDGKIGLSIKQAVDKPVEQQTQSRPPRAPRPERSGGDRERFSGGGPSGGQGRGGGGGGFNRDRGGRSFKPAAGKPSFEDKMSRFLKDSEERISSLKKNTEGKRGGRGAKRV
- a CDS encoding protein kinase, translating into MTTLSDASFPPGTVITGKWNRSRYTIRKLLGKGANGIVFLVQRGENGKHYALKMGFDPVDLQSEINVLKSFQLQRNHEALRQSGIPSYLKDVDDYAIRGRDIPFYVMRYVRGESLHHFIRRQGTDWTLLVGLRLLQKLAQLHQAGWVFGDLKPQNVLVSDYGQVELIDYGGVTSIGRSVKQFTEWYDRGFWNAGSRTADGTYDVFAFALLLIHVLEADALKALAAEGLPQLRSVNQLTALVERSERLRPFRNWTIQALRGQFQDAGHAAKVWREMMARPSPLRRRSKSTTPRWLKNAFAVSVILLIGVLIYALRF